AGTTTAAATAAATGAAAGTAAAGGGCACACAAAATGAGGTGTGCCTTTTACTTTTGTCGCAAATAGGGGTAAACTATTGAAGGGCTTTTTCATAACACATAGACAAAATATATATGGAAGGGTGGAAAAGTTTTATGAAACAAGTACCTGTAGGCATTTCTGCACGTCATATTCACTTAACACAAGAACATATTGAAATCCTGTTTGGCGAAGGCCATCAGTTAACCCCTATGAAGGACCTGTCCCAGCCTGGGCAGTTTGCTTCTGAAGAGACCGTAGCTGTTGCCGGACCTAAGGGGACCTTCCCTAAAGTCCGTATCCTGGGACCAGCGCGCAAGGCATCGCAATTGGAAATATCCCGTACCGATGCTTTCTCTATCGGCGTTCCTGCGCCTGTTCGTGAGTCTGGAGACATTGAAGGGACTCCGGGGATTAAAGTAATAGGACCTAAAGGTGAGGTTGAATTAGATAAAGGGGTTATTGTAGCTGCCCGTCATATTCATTTTCATACAGATGATGCGGCTAAATGGGGAATTCAAGACAAACAGCTGTTGAAAGTGAAAGTAAACAGTGAACGTCCGGTCATTTTTGAAAATGTCATTGCCCGTGTATCTGATCAATTTGCACTTGACATGCATATTGATACCGACGAAGGAAATGCAGCAGCCGTCAAGACCGGTGATCCCGCAGAAATTATCGGCTAATTAACTTCGGCTAATGTGGAGGAAAAATTTGCTTGGTGTGCCCCTTTTTCCTTTTGATCTGTAGACGATACTGATGGTATAATGAAAGATACGATCACTAACAGTATTTTATGTTCAGGAGGAATGAGCACATGTCTCAGCAAGTGAAATCCGAAAAGGATTTTTCTATATATTTTCAACCTCCCTCTCTTAAGGACGCAAAAAAGAGAGGTAAAGAAAGTATACAAGTCCATTATGATTTTGAGATCCCGGTCGAACTCAAAGGGCTCGGGAACGGAAAGCATTATCTGATCCGCACTTACGGCTGTCAGATGAACGAGCACGATACTGAGACAATGAAAGGCCTTCTTGAGCAAATGGGTTACCGCTCTACAGAAGACAAGTATCAAGCGGACGTCATTTTGCTGAATACTTGTGCTATCAGGGAAAATGCCGAGGACAAGGTATTCGGCGAATTGGGCCATCTTAAAACCTTGAAAACGGAAAAACCGAATCTGATCCTGGGAGTTTGCGGATGTATGTCCCAGGAGGAGGCGGTTATCAACCGGATTCTTCAAAAGCATGCATTCGTAGATCTGATTTTCGGTACCCATAACATACACAGGCTGCCTTTTCTTTTGCAGGATGCTTATTTCAGCAAAGAGATGGTTGTGGAAGTCTGGTCTAAAGAAGGGGACATTATCGAAAATCTCCCCATGAAACGGGGAGGGATGCGGGCTTGGGTGAACATCATGTATGGTTGTGACAAGTTTTGCACCTACTGCATCGTACCATACACCCGAGGTAAGGAACGAAGCCGCAGACCCCAAGATGTAATTCAGGAAGTTAGGGAACTGGCCCGTCAGGGATTCAAAGAGATAACATTACTTGGACAAAACGTAAATGTATATGGAAAAGATTTTGACGACATCGAATATACGTTTGGCGATTTAATGGATGATATCCGTAAAATTGACATTCCGAGGGTAAGATTTACAACCTCCCATCCACGGGATTTTGACGATCGTCTGATTGAAGTGCTGGCGAAGAAAGGCAATTTGATGGAGCATATCCATCTGCCGGTTCAATCCGGGAATACCGAGATTCTGAAGAAGATGAGCCGGAAATATACCCGGGAGCGGTACCTGGAACTGGTAGGCAAAATAAAAGAGGCCATTCCGGATGCCGTGCTGACTACGGATATCATCGTCGGATTCCCGGGGGAAACAGACGAACAGTTTGAGGATACGTTATCCTTGGTAAAAGAAGTAAAATATGATTCAGCCTTTACTTTTATTTATTCTCCGCGGGAAGGTACACCTGCTGCTTCTATGGAGGACAACATTCCTATGGAAGTGAAGAAGGAACGTCTTGCCCGTTTAAATGAAGTGTTGGCAGAATTCAGTAAAGAAAGCAACTGGGAATTGAAAGGCCAAGTGCTGGAAGTCCTGGTCGAAGGCCAAAGCAAAAAGAATGCGAAAGTGCTTTCCGGTCGGACCCGGACAAACAAACTGGTTCACTTTGAAGGGTCCAAAGACTTAATCGGCGAATTTGTACATGTAAAAATCACGGAACCGCAAACGTGGCTTCTCAAAGGGGAAATTGTGGAAGCCCCGCTGCAAATGTCTGTCTAAAAACGTTCAAACGTCGGGAGAGTGTTTAAAGATGTCGGATCATCATCAACCTATGCCATGTCCAATCAAGCATTTCACGAATACCGAAATGATTGTCAGAGAAGATATTTTGAAAAAAGCAAAAGAATTGGCTGAACTGCTTACCACTTCCCGGGAGGTACAGTTTTACCAGAAAGCAGAACGCCAGATTGCGAAAAATGAACATGTTCAATCCTTAATCTCGGCAATCAAAAAAAAGCAAAAAGAGATTGTTGCGTTTGAATCTTTTCAAAATGATAAAATGGTCTCCAAAATCGAGGGCGAGATAGAAGTGCTGCAAGACGAGCTGGATGAGATCCCCATCGTAAGTGAATTCAAACAAACCCAGCAGGATATTAACTATTTACTGCAGCTTGTTATGGATGTTATTAAGGATACCATATCTGAAAAGATCAACGTGGAATCTGGAGCTTAAGATACAAAACAACCAAGTACACCTTGTTTGTTCAGGCCTACATGTCCCGGACAAGCAGGGTGTTTTTTTCGGTTAAAAAACAAAGGGTAAATAAAATAATTCATTTATAATATAAAAATTGATAGAAAAATTTTATATACTAAAGCCATTCCGTTCTACAACTGTGAACACTGATTGGGGAATACCACTTCATGCTGAAGATGTTGATAAATCCGGTTTAGATTGATCTATATCTTGTATTCGGCCGGATGAAAATCTAGTTATGAACTTGATTCAATTAATATCGACATGAAATTTGCAATCTGTATAAACATCCCGTAATATGAATAAAGTATTGCATCAAAGAGAAATTGGTAGAGAAGCTTGTAACTTTTTAGTAACCCAAATAAAGAACATTTGACCTATAGTAAGAATGTCTTTTTGCCAGAAAACAACATCCGTACGATTTATGCAATGCAAGCTTAGTCAAGAAAATGAGGTGGCAGCTATGTCCAATTCCGAAATTACTACACATGATCCGACTTCTATAAGCAGAAAATCCAAAAAGAAAAAATGGTCGAAACCGAAAAAAATATGGGTATCCGTTCTTGTCGTATTTTTACTTTTTTTAGGCGGGGCCGGTACATACGCTGGTTTTCTTTATTCTAAATTTGACCAAACCTTGAATAAAATTTCCGGATCTAACGGAAAAACCGCTAACGCTGCTTCTATTCCGGTGGCTACCGAGCCGATCACTATTTTGCTGATGGGCATTGATGCCCGGGGAGATGGAGAAACGCTTAACAGTGACGTGATTATGCCGTTTACCTTAAATCCGATTACGAAATCAGCTACTCTAGTTTCTGTCCCTAGAGATATGGAGATTACTTTTGACGGGAATTCGAGAAAATCCAATTATGTTTTCCCTCATTACTATATTGTTGATAAAGAACATGCTTTTCCGAAAACGAAAGAATTTTGGAGCAACAAATTAGGTATCCCGATTGATTACATGGTAACGGTAGATTTCCAGGGGTTCCGTGAAGCAATTGATGTGCTCGGCGGAATCGACGTCAATGTAAAGATGGATATGTGTTATCAGGATTCAACAGATGGCACCAACATCAACCTTAAAGCCGGGCAGCAGCACCTGGACGGCGCAGCAACACTTGATTATGTTCGCTACCGCAAATCCAATTGCGGTACTAAAGAGTCAACTGATTATGACCGTAATTTGCGCCAACAGGAAGTACTGGATCAATTATTCAGCAAATTAAAATCTTTTGATATGGTAACCAAAGTAACTGATATTCTGAATGTGGTAGGGGATAACTTGGAGACGGACATTTCTCCGGATAATTTGAAACAATTGATTCTGTCCTATATGAACATCGATCGTGGAAAAATTAATTTCATAGGCTTAAATGGAGAATGGGTTAGTCCATTTATGGTAATTCCGGATGAGGAATGGGAGAATGCGAAGAGAGCATTAAAAATAGAACGAATGCGAACAGCGGCAAATCCTAACCCAACGATAGATCCAAAGACCCGCTTAGGTACCGATATGAAATCGAATTATCGTTCATCCGGAAATAATGCTTCATCTGATTCGAATTCGTCCAAATCGCAAAGTTCGAACAAAAATACCGACGCTTCTTCCAAATCTAAGGAAAAAAGCTCGACAGGTTCCGGATCAAAAGCAACTCCAACGCCTAGATCCACAAATAACCTGAAATCCAACTCTAAATCTAACTCGAACCAGGGATCCTCCGGAGTGGAAGCAGACGATAGAGTTCCTAAAGTAGATTAGGCATCATCCGGGACAAAGATGGATCAAAGGCAGTTGGAGATAAGGAAAACGGGAATACTTCCACCAGCCCTGCACCGGGCAACAAGCATGGAAAGTAATTCTGCGGGTTAAAGAATACGAAGAATCAGGACTTAAAAATAAACTGGAAACATACAGAAAACGGCACTTCAAAAGTGCCGTTTTCTTTTATGACCGGAACCGGGCCGGGCAAACAAGACGCCTCAGCTTCTATGTAGTTTTATTTGACAATAAGCACAGGAACTTGTGCATGCTGCACCACATGATGGCTGACACTTCCGAGCATCAGTTCTTTCCATTCCCCGAGACCCCGGCTGCCAAGTACAATTAAATCTGCCTCTATTTCTTCGGCATAGCTTAAAATGGTTGAAGCCGGATCGCCTTCGGCTATAAGCCACTGAATTTCGTTTGAAACGGGCGGAGCGAGTTTTTTGGCTTCTTCCAATAAGGATTGGGCCTCATCGTAGGATTTTTTCTTAGCTTCGGTAGACGGGGGAATAATTGCTTCTCCAATAACGACATTAGGGAAGTTAAAGACATGCAGGACTGTGAGCTTGGCTTGGGACTCTTGTCTTAATAAAGATGAGGCATGTTTCAAAGCTTTTACAGCGGATTCTGAACCGTCATAAGCGGTTAGAATATGAGAAAACATAATTAACACCTCGCAATATTTGTTTGTTCCTATATTAAACAGCTCTGCTGCTTCCTAAACGGTCCGGAGCAGGGGAATAAATGGGTGTTACACATCAGGCTTTTCGGTTTGTTCATAAATTTCTTTTAGTACAGCAATACCTTTCTCTTTGTCAAAAGTGCTGAACCTCCGTAGCAACTGATCATCAATGATGCGAAAACTTCACTGTCTATTATTCATCATGCTCATTAATTGTGCTTGCTTCATCATTCTATCGTTGGCTTTCTTCTCGTTTACAACAAAGATAGCGTGAACAACCCCTGGAACTACTCCTAAAATCCATAGTAATACATTTACAATTGCCTGTCCTGACTTTCCAGAAAACAAAACAGCGAGCGGAGGACAAATTATAGCTAGAAGATACATATCTGGAAATGGCTGAAATCCGATGTGATTAACAACGTGTTCTTTCACACCGTTACCGAAATCTGCAAGAACGTCGGACAGTTTATGGACGAAATAATGAAAAGCCCCGATTCAATTATTGATCGTCTCTGTATCAGGTTTTGATCCTGATTTCTTTAGTTCAACTTATATAGATACTTCATACTTGAAAGTTATGAAGAGTAGTTTCAGGCTCTTTTACTGACTTTATAGAAAATAGATTCGCATCTATCTTCTTTTTGAATAAGACTTCCCTTGGTTTAGTAGCATACCTTACGACTCCCTACAATCCCTTGCAGCCTATTTCTAAGATAGGCTACAATAGTCCAAGCATGCTCTGATTTCCGCCATAGAATATATTGAACCTAAAGGAAGGGAGTGTTACTTATGTCGTATGGAGGATGCGGTGCTGGAACCTCAAGTTATGGGGGATTTACGAGTACAGGAGCCATCTTAGTCCTGTTTATTTTATTGGTTATTATTTCTCGATCTCTTTGGGTTTAAACAGTGTGTGGGGAAAGATATGCGGGTGACAATATAAAAACGGAATATTAGGACGATGTAGTAAACCTGTCTTTGCGGCGGGTTATTTTTGTGTGATGGATTGCCAAGCTAGGTGCGACAACTCAGCCATGAAGGCTTCGTAAGCCGACCTCTAGCCGAGGCATTTGCGGGGACGGTGGTTGATCAAATAAATCGCATTGGCAAGTTGTTCATCTGTAACCTCCGCAAAATCATGGCCTTTGGGAAAGAACTCCCTAAGAAGGCCGTTGCTGTTTTCGTTGGTGCCGCGCTCTCAGGACGAATACGGATCTCGAAATATACCTGCACGCCGTGGAAATGTTCCAGACTGGGGCATAACAGGCAAATTCTTTCCCGCGGTCTGCTGTGGCCGTTAGCACCGCTGAAGCCGGATACTGGCTGGCGAGAACAACAAAGGCTACTTCCTTAGAATGGGCGATTCGATCGGGCATTGTGAGGGCGATATACATCCGAGTTTTACGTTCCACAAAGGTGGCTGCGCAAGCCTTGCTCTTTCCTCGTCTGGACACCACGGTATCGAGTTCCCAGTGACCAAAGTTAGTTTCTCCTGTGTGAATGATTGGTAGCGCAACTTCATTTTACACGAAACTCGCATGGGCCTTTTATTTTTTAGGTATCGCAATTCATTTTACAATCCAGCGTTTTCAATACATTTTTTTCGTCGATGGGTGAAAAAATATATGCTTGTTTTAAAAGAATTAGATATATACTTTGTTTGAAAGGATGGGGAGTTTTAGTTGAGTCCGTATAATTGTGTAAAAAGCTAGGTTCCAAAAAATGAAAGGAGCCATATTCATAGCCCTCAGTTAGAATAATGTTGGGACACAAAATTCTAAATATACGAGGTGTTATGAAATGGCTCAATACCAGATTAACGTAGATTCGCAGCTTTTGCATCAACTAATTTTTGGGAAATTCTCAGGATGCGGGTGTAGCCAAGCTGCTCGAGTCTGTACTGAACCAAGTCTTACAAGCACAGGTGAGTGAACAAGTGGAAGCAGATCGTTATGAACGAACAGAGAATCGAAAAGCGTACCGGAATGGATCGTATCCACATGGGCTGCATACGCGGGTGGGAACCATTACACTAAGTGTTCCGCGCATCCGTGGCGGGAAGTTCACGACAGAGCTCTTTAGTCGTTACCAGAGAAGTGAACAAGCGTTAATCTTAGCGATGATGGAAATGGTCGTAAACGGCGTCTCTACGCGTAAAGTCTCGCAAGTAACCGAAGAACTCTGCGGAA
This Paenibacillus larvae subsp. larvae DNA region includes the following protein-coding sequences:
- the pduL gene encoding phosphate propanoyltransferase; protein product: MKQVPVGISARHIHLTQEHIEILFGEGHQLTPMKDLSQPGQFASEETVAVAGPKGTFPKVRILGPARKASQLEISRTDAFSIGVPAPVRESGDIEGTPGIKVIGPKGEVELDKGVIVAARHIHFHTDDAAKWGIQDKQLLKVKVNSERPVIFENVIARVSDQFALDMHIDTDEGNAAAVKTGDPAEIIG
- the miaB gene encoding tRNA (N6-isopentenyl adenosine(37)-C2)-methylthiotransferase MiaB → MSQQVKSEKDFSIYFQPPSLKDAKKRGKESIQVHYDFEIPVELKGLGNGKHYLIRTYGCQMNEHDTETMKGLLEQMGYRSTEDKYQADVILLNTCAIRENAEDKVFGELGHLKTLKTEKPNLILGVCGCMSQEEAVINRILQKHAFVDLIFGTHNIHRLPFLLQDAYFSKEMVVEVWSKEGDIIENLPMKRGGMRAWVNIMYGCDKFCTYCIVPYTRGKERSRRPQDVIQEVRELARQGFKEITLLGQNVNVYGKDFDDIEYTFGDLMDDIRKIDIPRVRFTTSHPRDFDDRLIEVLAKKGNLMEHIHLPVQSGNTEILKKMSRKYTRERYLELVGKIKEAIPDAVLTTDIIVGFPGETDEQFEDTLSLVKEVKYDSAFTFIYSPREGTPAASMEDNIPMEVKKERLARLNEVLAEFSKESNWELKGQVLEVLVEGQSKKNAKVLSGRTRTNKLVHFEGSKDLIGEFVHVKITEPQTWLLKGEIVEAPLQMSV
- a CDS encoding RicAFT regulatory complex protein RicA family protein, whose protein sequence is MSDHHQPMPCPIKHFTNTEMIVREDILKKAKELAELLTTSREVQFYQKAERQIAKNEHVQSLISAIKKKQKEIVAFESFQNDKMVSKIEGEIEVLQDELDEIPIVSEFKQTQQDINYLLQLVMDVIKDTISEKINVESGA
- a CDS encoding LCP family protein — protein: MSNSEITTHDPTSISRKSKKKKWSKPKKIWVSVLVVFLLFLGGAGTYAGFLYSKFDQTLNKISGSNGKTANAASIPVATEPITILLMGIDARGDGETLNSDVIMPFTLNPITKSATLVSVPRDMEITFDGNSRKSNYVFPHYYIVDKEHAFPKTKEFWSNKLGIPIDYMVTVDFQGFREAIDVLGGIDVNVKMDMCYQDSTDGTNINLKAGQQHLDGAATLDYVRYRKSNCGTKESTDYDRNLRQQEVLDQLFSKLKSFDMVTKVTDILNVVGDNLETDISPDNLKQLILSYMNIDRGKINFIGLNGEWVSPFMVIPDEEWENAKRALKIERMRTAANPNPTIDPKTRLGTDMKSNYRSSGNNASSDSNSSKSQSSNKNTDASSKSKEKSSTGSGSKATPTPRSTNNLKSNSKSNSNQGSSGVEADDRVPKVD
- a CDS encoding universal stress protein translates to MFSHILTAYDGSESAVKALKHASSLLRQESQAKLTVLHVFNFPNVVIGEAIIPPSTEAKKKSYDEAQSLLEEAKKLAPPVSNEIQWLIAEGDPASTILSYAEEIEADLIVLGSRGLGEWKELMLGSVSHHVVQHAQVPVLIVK
- a CDS encoding YqaE/Pmp3 family membrane protein, which encodes MYLLAIICPPLAVLFSGKSGQAIVNVLLWILGVVPGVVHAIFVVNEKKANDRMMKQAQLMSMMNNRQ